A single window of Vidua chalybeata isolate OUT-0048 chromosome 7, bVidCha1 merged haplotype, whole genome shotgun sequence DNA harbors:
- the LOC128790815 gene encoding uncharacterized protein LOC128790815: MRRGQAPRAPAGFLCLRGTRVGSGSRGGVSSRALCPHRRAARGDWTRRPRGSRWKAALGRGKHRLLYLFSEDDDDLELYVLIGWEGAAGSDVNTRNLDPLLPLLMSSSKRFLILVQAHILCKGCSPGLDHP; encoded by the exons ATGCGGCGTGGCCAGGCACCACGGGCACCCGCTGGCTTCTTATGCCTGCGGGGGACACGGGTTGGCAGCGGCAGCCGGGGCGGGGTGTCCAGCCGGGCGCTGTGCCCGCACCGCAGAGCTGCTCGCGGGGACTGGACCCGCCGCCCACGTGGGAGCCGCTGGAAAGCCGCCCTCGGGAGAGGAAAACACCGCCTGCTTTACTTGTTTTCTGAAGACG ATGATGATCTGGAATTATATGTCCTGATaggatgggaaggagcagcaggatcagATGTGAACACCAGAAACCTTGACCCTCTTCTGCCTCTGCTAATGAGCAGCTCCAAGAGATTCCTGATACTTGTCCAGGCTCATATCCTTTGCAAAGGCTGctctcctggcctggatcaTCCCTAA